From Delphinus delphis chromosome X, mDelDel1.2, whole genome shotgun sequence, a single genomic window includes:
- the AKAP14 gene encoding A-kinase anchor protein 14, giving the protein MMDTEDTQNVTELALAVAKNVIAAAIKFVEEAKKPIKNIDWITQGEFTEERGRKQIEDFVSHWKYHGRWVHYTEFLKREDVIHSFHYIYCVHWSIPTARRPIPRISASVYFTIKINTNKPPDTPIDVSYVFESHSVVHRPGTTHFQEKCLRDIIEGKYILMNSNIFQLNRVRIFPNILGIDFSSECVKNTILYIEPQNSIE; this is encoded by the exons ATGATGGATACAGAAGACACTCAAAATGTAACTGAACTAGCTCTAGCTGTAGCCAAGAATGTCATCGCTGCTGCTATCAAGTTCGTGGAAG AAGCCAAAAAGCCCATCAAAAATATCGACTGGATCACACAGGGTGAATTCACAGAAGAAAGGGGCCGTAAACAAATTGAGGATTTCGTTTCG CACTGGAAGTATCACGGCCGCTGGGTGCACTACACAGAGTTTTTAAAGAGGGAAGATGTGATTCACAGCTTCCACTACATCTACTGTGTACACTGGAGCATCCCAACTGCTCGGAGACCCATACCACGAATCAGTGCCAGTGTCTACTTCACCATCAAGATCAACACAAACAAACCTCCG GATACACCCATTGATGTCTCTTACGTCTTTGAGAGCCATTCAGTGGTTCACAG aCCAGGAACGACTCACTTTCAAGAAAAATGCCTGAGGGACATTATTGAgggcaaatatattttaatgaattcaAATATCTTCCAATTAAACAGAGTCAGAATCTTCCCGAATATTTTAGGAATAGATTTCTCATCGGAGTGTGTTAAAAATACAATACTGTACATTGAACCACAGAACAGTATTGAATAA